TCCTTCCGTGCCCACCAGTCCACAGAGAAGCTGAAGAAAACTGGTTTTATCCAGAATGCATTTACTCCTTTCATCTGTCCAGGCGATATTTCGTTAGGGCGAATATTCTTTAATGACCAACCTATTTATAGACAGATGCCTCCATCCCAGCCTCCtgctgttatgcttataagaagcacatggtATCTTTTTCAGGGGGAAAGGCAATACGCCGTGTTTATTGAAGATAcagcaattagcatatgcatggattcacacacacactgtcccaccAGTCATTGTTATAGTTACCATGCTATAgtccggatcaatctagtggccatgTGGGTTGATCATGAGTAGGGAGGAGCCGGGTTCTGTCAGTCATGACGCAATactctggggaagtcttggcaggatgaaccCAAGGTTTCACAGCAAGGCATCCTGTTTATATAGtgacttttttttcattaaaaagcaacagagggtcctgtggcacctttgagactaacagaagtactgggagcataagctttcgtgggtaagaacctcacttcttcagatgcaagaagtgcatttttttcattgggaccaatgagttttgctgtaatcaattgttgtttgatgagtgcttgtttttaaaaattgcttttttattttgtttttatcaagtTTTTTAGGGAGTTAcccccatgctggttttgattacAGCTACTTTGACCCCATTGATAGGTACCTGTCTTATATTTAGAGTTGTTAATTTGCCCTTTTCTGACATTTCAATTGGGGCGTGTTGTAATTTTCTGGGGCCCGTGAGTCTGTCCTCGGTtcctccctagaacatctggttCAGCGATGGCCTTTACACTTATTTTCTGAcgcacacattcctcattcacacaccaAACAGAattgatttacacagaacatttgaaCAGGAACACCAATTTGCAATGCAAGATTAAAACAATtattgcattcttttacttattttaaaatgctaaacctacagcAAAGTGGTGAGCCTaaaaggtctgttactgccttgaaatcagctcagatgcagattctggctgatgcatctttaccaatggcccactaggccattcctttctgctatttaaaaaggATGACTGGCAGGATATAATTGAATaatacaccaatacatttaatacatgctacattattattctttattttttattttaaattatataaaatacaaactgtgacagacccagaccagtggggtacaggagtctggtagagggcaaatatactggtcactggatgagtagttttctgttccttgagtgaccagagcaggggctgcattagagtaatcaggaacctgctagaaccagttaaggcaggcaggctaattaggacatctggagccaattaagaagaatctgctggaatcaattaaggcaggctaatcagggcacctgggttttaaaaggagctcacttcagtttgtggtgtgagtgtgaggagctgggagcaagaggcgcacagagctgagagtgagaaCGTGAGCGTGtcctgctggaggactgaggagcacaagcattatcagacaccaggaggaaggtcctgtggtgagaataaggaaggtgtttggaggaggccacacggaagtagcccagggagttgtagctgtcatgcagctgttacaggaggcactatagacagctgcagtccacagggccctgggctggaacctggagtagagggcgggcctgagttccccccaaacctcccaattgacctggactgtgggttcttccagaggggaaggtctctggactgttccccaacccacatggtgaatctctgaggcaagaaaatctgccaataagcacaggacccaccaagatagaggaggaacttagTCACAagacataaaatcctactactacactACCCCTTAGTACAAGGAGCATGAGTAAAAGCCCAAAGATATAAGGCTACAGACAGTTCATACAATCTAATGTGAGTTAATAGTgttaaaacatctgctcaatgtgcagtggaaaTCAAACaaacgaacagaatgttgggaatcataaagaaagggatagattatgagacagaaaatagcatattgcctctgtataaatccatcgTACAACCACATCTTCAATATTGTATgtggagattaataagactgggacttttcagcttggaaaagagaggactaaagGAGGATAcaacagaggtctataaaatcatgactgctgtggtgaaagtaaataagaaaatgttatttactccttctcataacacacaaactaggggtcaCTTAATAGATTTAGttggcagcagatttaaaacaaacaaaaggaagtatttcttcacagtcaatCTGCAGAACTCTTTTCcaggggaagttgtgaaggccaaaactagaaCATGGTTCcaataagaactagataagtttatggagtaTAGCTCAATCAAtagctattatccaggatgggcagggatgctgtctttagctctgtttgccagaacctgggagtgggcaacagggtatgaatcatttgatgattccctgttctgttcattccctctggagcacctggcattggccactgttggaaaacaggatactgggctagatagaccattagtctgatccagtatggccattcttatgttcttatagaaaCCCCAGATATatctccaccctttcccccttcctcccccgctGTAATgcactagacctcactcccctcccagagctgagatagaacccaggagtcctgctgggatctctctctctgcagagttagtaacaaagtaagaatatatattaatattttaaatgtaaccagtgtcccttaagtgacttggcaCAAGATggcagaacatgttagtattagagctgagtgggtctaatatttattttattttatttcttttatatcaGAATTAGAAACGgagctcctgtcagctaattgctaagttaTCTGCCACAAACTAGAGTTTTCAAGACCCAAGTAGCCCTtggaatcacagttaaagttgccacccccaccaaaatctgaaatggctccCTTATAGTTGGGttcgggggagggaggtggaaatgATCCAACAACTGACATGAGGAGGGGAATAGAGGAGCAAGCTACAGACTAGGGAGCGAGTGGCTAGGCAGAagtcctgcagaaaaggacctaggtgttacagtggacaagaagctggagatgagtcaacagtgtggccttgttgccaagaaggcgaacggcattttgggctgtataagtaggggcattgccagcagatcgagggatgtgatcattcccctctattcggcattggtgaggcctcatctggaatactgtgtccagttttgggccccacactacaagaaggatgtggaaaaattggaaagagtccagcagagggcaacaaaaatgattaggggtctggagcacatgacttatgaggagaggctgagggaactgggattgttcagtctgcagaagagaagaatgaggggggatttgatagctgctttcaactacctgaaggggcgttccaaagaggatggagctcggctgttctcagtggtggcagatgacagaacaaggagtaatggtctcaagttgcagtaggggaggtttaggttggatattagtgtGATGGGTttaatcacagaaacccccttgggaactgccaagtaatgtgccaagactatttctgcccctgctttcctaccCTGGCAGCTCAGGACTccgcaccctgtcttgctgagccagacacgcccgtctgctccaacacagagccAGGGTCTGAACCGTGTCCCCTAACAGATGTAGGAAAGCAACTTACAGAGgtattcctgtctttaacacttagatactagggttaccattcgtccggatttacccggacatgtcctcctttttgtgctaaaaatagcgtccggggggaatttgtaaagcactcacaatgtccgggatttcccccctcccccggcagagcagagcgagcggctgggagggctgcagggaagtcccgggctggactcaggagcagctgtagaggagccggatccgccctgcattctgagccggcagctcccttgcagcccagtccagcagcactgtgcagggccagaccgggttttgttgtgctggggagctcagccacgtgtccggctcggctgcacagagcccaacaccctgttctgagcagcagggtaagggggccagggggcaggagaaggggcagggaggttctggaggtggcagtcaagaaacagGGGGGGGCTTTTtgtggggagtggagaaagttttgggcagtcagggtacaggtagggggtagggtcctggggggcagttgggggggggggcttaggagggggcagttaggggacaaggaacagggagtcttaggtagggggtggggttctggagggcagttaggagcaggggtcccaggagggggcagtcaggggacaaggaacggggggagggttgggagttctgggggggggaagtgggaggggcaggggcggggctagggcggggctcctcctgtcctcttttttgcttgctgaaatatggtaaccctattagatacccaactcccaatcgggtctaaaacacaaataaatccattttaccctgtataaagcgtatacaggtTAAACTCATAAATCGTTTGCCCTCtatagcactgatagagagatatgcacagctgtttccccccccaggtattaatacatgctctaagaaatacagaaagtaggatttaagtggttccaagtagtgacagacagaacaaagtgaattaccaagcaaaataaaataaaacacgccagTCTGCACctaataggggggagggatagctcagtggtttgagcattggcctgctaaacccagggttgtgagttcaatccttgagggggctacttagggatctggggcaaaatcagtacttggtcctgctagtgaaggtagggggctggacttgatgacctttcaaggtcccttccagttctaggagataggatatctcaatttttttaatacagtaagaaattgaatacagataagatctcaccctcagagatgtttcaataagtttctttcacagaccggacgccttcctagtctgggcacaatcctttcccctggttcatcccttgttccagctcaggtggtagctaggggatttctcatgactggcagccccccttaattctgttccacccatttatatatcttttgcataaggtgggaatcctttgtccctctctaggttcccacccccccttctcaatggaaaagtaccaggttaaagatggattccagttcaggtgacatgatgaCATGTCAGTATAAGatttcattgcccacttgcccacacacacatatacaggaagacttacaggtaaaacagagccatctgcagtcaattttcctggttaatgggagccatcaagattccaaaccaccattaatggcccacactttgcataattacaataggcacTCAGcgatatatttcatatttctagtttcagatacaagagtggtacatttatacaaataggatgatcacactctgtagattataagctttgtaataataccttacaagagaccttttgcatgaagcatatttatATTcccactcattagcatattttcattaaATCATATAGAATGTGTCAcaattaggaaaacctttttcactaggaaggtggtgaagcactggaatgggttacctagggcggtggtgcaatctccttccttagaggtttataaggtcaggcttgacaaaaccctgcctggggtgatttagttgtggattggtcctgctttgagcagggggttggactagatgacctcctgaagtgccttccaaccccgatattctacaattctatgacggggcagagccttggggggGATGTAAAGCAGGGTCGGAGCCttggcagaagaggtggggcaagggatgGGGTTTGGGGctccagttaccagcaattagagaGGTGACCACCCACTGAATTGTACATAGCCCTATTCCCCAGTTTGTCATGCTGACACAGCACAGTAACATCAGGAAAGGATTTAATGTCTTTTTGACTGTCCAGTAAGTTTTTCAGGGAAGAGGGCCCAGCACCAAGTCACCTGCCAGCTCTGCACGGAGCTCggtctgagagccagagcaccaggaggaaATTTTAGATCCCTTTATGAGTAAAGAGCCGGAGCACCCTGCCCCgtatctgtttggtcctcaccccatAGATGATAGGGTGTAGCATGGGGGGCACGAGCAGGTACGCGTTGGCCATAAGAACGTGGAAATATACAGCCATGTTGTGGCCAAAACGGTGCATGAGGGCGGAGAAGACAGATGGGATATAAGTGGATAAAATGACACAGAGGTGGGAGCCacaggtcccaaaagtcttgagctgggcatcctttgtggggaggctgaagatggccctgaggatctggataTAGGACACCATGATAAAAAACACATCCAGACCAGTCACCATGAATCCCACAGAGATGCTGTAGTTACTACTGATTCGGATATCAGCACAGGCCAGTTTCACCATGGCCATGTGCTCACAGTACGagtgggggatgatgttggttctaCAATATGGCCATTGCCTCGCCAGGAAGGGAAAGGGCAGTACAAGCATGCCGCCGCGCAGCACCATGACCAGGCCAATCTTCATCACCACAGGGcttgtcaggatggtggaatgtctcaggggatcgcagatggccacgtagcgatCCAAAGCCATGGCCACAAGGATCCCAGAGTCCATCACTAAGAAGCAAGCAAcgaagtacatctgggtgaggcaggcactaaaatcgatctccctggaattgaaccagaagatgctcagcattttgggtaGGGTGGATGTAGACAGGACTAGGTCACTGccggccagcatgcagaggaaatagtacattgGCTCATGGAGGCTCGGCTCCCTCTTCACaatgaacaggatggtgaagttccccaagatggctatTATGTACATGgcacagaaggggatggagatccagacatggTTCGCCTCCAGGCCAGGAATACCCAGCaagatgaaggtggaggggtttgTGAAGTCGGTTGTGTTGGAATCAGACATGAAGTAGGAGAGAAGGTGTCCAACTCTGAGGCAGAACGGTGTCTCCTGCATGTACCGTACTTTCTcctgacttcctgtatgtgcCCAGGCTCTAGGGTGATGCTCGCAGTACAAAtgcctggatggagagacaatATTTATGTGAGACACTGCATGCACTACTGGAGGCTGTTCTCAGGGGTGAAGCAGATTGGTCGCTcttcacacactgaacaatgacaTTTTCCTTATTCAGAGAAATGAATTATGAACAACTGGCCCTACTAATGCCAATTCCATATTTGATGGTGCTCCATGCATCAATAATTCTTCATGTTGTGGTGTGGGAAACCTTAATAGGCACCAGCAGGAACCATGAGTGTGGATACTGGTTATCCATCATTGTTCCTTAATGCAATGAAAGCCAGGCTAGGGAGTCCATGCTGTAGGGTGTTCCCCATTCACCCAGTTGCTCAAAACCTgagattatatataaaaaaaaccttttgccAAGACATGTGCCAGGGAGAAACATCTCAACTAGAacacacctcaggaatggagaatAACCTGCTCTGGATATGTGCTTAGTTTTGGTCACCCAGTTTCTAAAAAAGGATACAGCATTATAAATAGGATTTCTGAGACCAGCTCTGAGAATGGGGAAGGCTGTCATATGCGGACAAACTGATAATTCTGgaactgtttagtttagagaagagacaaagaagggGGTAGTTGACAGAAGAGAGTAATATAAAGAAAAGAACTGAGAGTTTATTGGATCGCTAAATAGTCACAATTCCACAGTCAAGGAGGTGGAGAACTTTGGCTAATAACCCAGTTCAGTGGCAAAGTTAAGGCAGCAATTATGTGCGGAAAACAATATATACAAATGGGAAAGAAGTGAAAATAGATAGCAAGCAATACAAATTGGAAGATATGAATATTGATTGGGGACGTAAAAGACATCCGGGAAATATCCATGCTTGGTGAGACTAAGGATAACAAAAAGGAGGTTATTAAGTATAttgggaacaaaagaaatcctagaaaaGGTTTAGGCCAATTcctagagggagaaaggaaacctCTTAATGTTGCAGAAAACACAGATGTGTTGAATAAAtagttttgttctgcatttggaaaAAAGCAGTATGAGGTACTCGTATCACATGAAGTAATGAAATATTCCACA
The DNA window shown above is from Trachemys scripta elegans isolate TJP31775 chromosome 1, CAS_Tse_1.0, whole genome shotgun sequence and carries:
- the LOC117873325 gene encoding olfactory receptor 52K1-like, coding for MSDSNTTDFTNPSTFILLGIPGLEANHVWISIPFCAMYIIAILGNFTILFIVKREPSLHEPMYYFLCMLAGSDLVLSTSTLPKMLSIFWFNSREIDFSACLTQMYFVACFLVMDSGILVAMALDRYVAICDPLRHSTILTSPVVMKIGLVMVLRGGMLVLPFPFLARQWPYCRTNIIPHSYCEHMAMVKLACADIRISSNYSISVGFMVTGLDVFFIMVSYIQILRAIFSLPTKDAQLKTFGTCGSHLCVILSTYIPSVFSALMHRFGHNMAVYFHVLMANAYLLVPPMLHPIIYGVRTKQIRGRVLRLFTHKGI